A genomic window from Montipora capricornis isolate CH-2021 chromosome 8, ASM3666992v2, whole genome shotgun sequence includes:
- the LOC138014426 gene encoding uncharacterized protein yields the protein MLLINAIRGGRLEQVKMFIKVGMDVNQFDENGQTGLIHSCFLQKSRIRLKIIKALIFAGADVNRKDIFGRNVLSWACLKGRFEVIKFLLNDPLCFDLQVDVIDCDGNNTLLLSVVSGNFNVVKTVVGVLKGTARESQLNKPNNSGMQPLTAAFLRGDKLCAQLLMKEIGASLVSVFKYLRDFQNGSIELHRSKSAFALFESTQDKEKIRKNLVQFAQFTDTELFEFLFAEAQSRQCDLGTTRSDQISREKSHALKDEKGLPRRFELNKEKPFFNNSSERIAYTCEIDARGHLGKCSSKPFARVANVSGDYPIKQKESCRTSVQQLMLIYAEQNSPSFRRGVPARKCTEKWPQDFNTEADDEFDFSRLPSGVQPNQVESLTDLQLRLKYGRNVRATSMQVPTLPSLSGVGRGKIKRTRSSSVMKVKS from the coding sequence ATGTTGCTTATAAATGCAATAAGAGGAGGAAGACTTGAACAAGTGAAAATGTTTATAAAAGTCGGAATGGATGTTAACCAGTTCGATGAAAATGGCCAGACTGGTTTGATCCACTCTTGTTTTCTTCAGAAGAGTCGAATAAGGCTGAAGATTATAAAAGCCTTGATTTTCGCAGGTGCGGATGTGAACAGAAAGGATATCTTTGGACGGAATGTTCTGAGCTGGGCCTGTTTGAAAGGACGATTTGAAGTTATTAAGTTTCTGCTCAACGATCCGCTCTGTTTTGATCTTCAAGTAGATGTTATCGACTGTGACGGGAACAATACGCTCTTACTGTCAGTAGTGTCTGGAAATTTCAATGTTGTGAAAACAGTTGTGGGAGTGTTGAAAGGCACTGCTAGAGAAAGTCAACTGAACAAACCTAACAACTCTGGCATGCAACCATTGACAGCTGCCTTTTTACGCGGAGATAAACTTTGTGCGCAGCTTTTGATGAAAGAAATCGGTGCATCATTGGTGAGTGTTTTTAAGTATTTGAGGGACTTTCAAAATGGTTCCATTGAGCTTCATAGAAGCAAATCGGCGTTCGCTTTGTTTGAATCAACTCAAGACAAAGAGAAAATTAGGAAAAATTTGGTTCAGTTTGCTCAGTTCACAGACACCgaattgtttgaatttttgtttgccGAGGCTCAAAGTCGGCAATGTGACCTAGGAACTACAAGATCAGATCAAATAAGCCGTGAGAAAAGTCACGCGCTCAAAGATGAAAAAGGTCTGCCGAGACGATTTGAACTCAACAaggaaaagccttttttcaacAATTCGTCAGAAAGAATAGCATATACATGTGAAATAGATGCGCGTGGTCATCTtggaaaatgttcttcaaaaCCCTTTGCTCGGGTAGCAAATGTTTCTGGAGATTATCCCATAAAGCAGAAGGAATCTTGCCGAACATCAGTTCAACAGTTAATGTTAATTTATGCAGAACAGAACTCCCCTTCATTTAGACGCGGTGTACCTGCCCGCAAATGCACAGAAAAATGGCCTCAGGATTTTAACACAGAAGCTGACGACGAGTTTGATTTCAGCCGATTGCCTTCGGGTGTGCAACCAAACCAAGTGGAAAGTCTGACTGATCTGCAGTTACGATTGAAATACGGTCGCAATGTCAGAGCAACCAGTATGCAGGTGCCGACATTACCGTCCCTGTCAGGAGTAGGGCGGGGGAAAATCAAGAGAACGAGATCCTCCTCTGTTATGAAGGTTAAATCTTAG